Proteins found in one Labrenzia sp. VG12 genomic segment:
- a CDS encoding SDR family oxidoreductase encodes MAGETRKVIVLTGASGGIGQALVREIAREGVYFALIARDEDRLRPLLDELRQKGADGEIRAIDLRDRAPLHAYLKDLDHRQAIDLVIANAGVTAGLGPNRSREADADSDRQIDVNYRGVVNTVTGAVDFMQQRRHGQIVLISSLAGMRALPDMPSYSASKAAVIAYGHSLRGWLKPFGVSVTIICPGFVTSPMSARHKGAKPFEVSAERAARWMHRAIMKKKAFYAFPFLLATGIRLQNLLPPSIGDLFMGGFDAEIEQDPRYRDQDKS; translated from the coding sequence ATGGCGGGCGAAACAAGGAAAGTCATCGTTCTGACAGGTGCCAGCGGCGGGATCGGTCAGGCACTGGTGCGGGAAATCGCCCGGGAGGGTGTCTATTTTGCACTGATTGCGAGGGACGAAGACCGCCTGCGCCCGTTGCTTGACGAACTCAGGCAAAAAGGGGCCGACGGCGAGATCCGCGCGATCGACCTTCGCGACCGCGCACCTTTGCATGCCTATCTGAAGGATCTCGATCATCGCCAGGCGATTGATCTGGTCATTGCCAATGCAGGCGTGACGGCGGGACTCGGTCCGAACAGGAGCCGCGAAGCCGACGCCGACAGCGATCGGCAGATTGACGTGAATTACCGCGGCGTCGTGAATACGGTGACCGGTGCCGTCGACTTCATGCAGCAGCGCCGCCATGGTCAGATAGTTTTGATTTCCTCTCTGGCCGGAATGCGAGCCCTGCCTGACATGCCAAGTTACAGCGCCAGCAAGGCGGCAGTGATTGCATATGGCCATTCGCTCCGTGGCTGGCTGAAACCTTTTGGGGTCTCCGTGACCATCATTTGTCCAGGCTTCGTCACCTCTCCCATGTCCGCCCGCCACAAGGGAGCAAAACCGTTCGAAGTGTCGGCAGAACGCGCTGCGCGCTGGATGCACCGCGCAATCATGAAGAAGAAGGCGTTCTACGCGTTCCCGTTCCTGCTGGCCACCGGCATCCGCCTGCAGAACCTGCTGCCACCAAGCATCGGGGACCTGTTCATGGGGGGATTCGACGCGGAGATCGAACAGGACCCGCGATACCGGGATCAGGACAAATCCTGA
- a CDS encoding aminotransferase class I/II-fold pyridoxal phosphate-dependent enzyme: MGADDRAKLMDSLKANRRSARGRTASAASRPAAAAPKRKVYDFKELPQVKQLQMHRAAADMMGIENPFFRPHDGLAAGTSVIEGNNYDNFASYNYLGLNGHPQVSAAAKAFVDRYGTSVSASRIVAGERPFHGELEAALAKIHGVESSIVMVSGHATNVTTIGHLMHKGDLVLTDSFVHNSIAEGVRLSGATRMNFPHDDLDALEKMLADHRHKFERVLVIVEGLYSMDGDFPDLRRIVKLKQAYDAWLMVDEAHSIGVLGKTGRGIAEHFDVDPNEVEIWMGTLSKTFSSCGGYIAGSKVLCDYLRVTAPGFVFSVGLSAALAGAAIASAELLEQEPERVERLQKNGALFLKLAKEAGLDTGPSAGYAVVPVIVGDSAGAATLSNRLLAKGINALPIIFPAVPEKSARIRFFITSEHTEEQIANAVAVTAAELDDMRTEGNAVDRLIKAAR; this comes from the coding sequence ATGGGCGCAGATGATCGCGCCAAGCTGATGGACAGCTTGAAAGCCAATCGTCGCTCCGCGCGTGGACGGACCGCCTCGGCGGCTTCCCGTCCCGCGGCTGCAGCGCCGAAGCGCAAGGTTTATGACTTCAAGGAGTTGCCCCAGGTCAAACAGCTGCAGATGCACCGCGCTGCAGCTGACATGATGGGCATCGAGAACCCGTTTTTCAGGCCCCATGACGGCCTGGCTGCGGGAACAAGCGTGATCGAAGGCAACAACTACGACAATTTCGCTTCATACAACTACCTTGGCCTGAACGGTCATCCGCAAGTCAGCGCGGCTGCAAAGGCCTTTGTCGACCGCTACGGCACCAGTGTTTCGGCGAGCCGCATCGTGGCAGGGGAACGCCCCTTCCATGGTGAACTGGAAGCGGCGCTGGCGAAAATTCATGGCGTTGAATCTTCCATCGTCATGGTCTCGGGCCACGCGACGAACGTCACCACGATCGGCCACTTGATGCATAAAGGCGATCTGGTTCTCACCGATTCCTTCGTGCACAATTCCATCGCCGAAGGTGTCAGGCTGTCTGGCGCCACGCGCATGAATTTTCCGCATGACGATCTGGACGCCCTGGAAAAAATGCTTGCGGACCATCGGCATAAGTTCGAGCGGGTGCTGGTGATTGTCGAGGGCCTCTATTCCATGGACGGCGACTTTCCGGACCTGCGCCGGATCGTCAAGCTGAAACAGGCCTATGATGCCTGGCTGATGGTCGACGAGGCCCACTCGATCGGTGTACTTGGCAAAACCGGACGCGGAATTGCGGAACATTTCGATGTCGATCCAAACGAGGTCGAGATCTGGATGGGTACGCTCAGCAAGACTTTCTCCTCCTGTGGCGGCTACATCGCGGGATCCAAGGTTCTGTGTGATTACCTGAGGGTCACAGCGCCAGGATTCGTGTTTTCCGTTGGCCTGTCTGCGGCGCTGGCGGGAGCGGCAATCGCCTCCGCTGAGCTTCTCGAACAGGAACCGGAGCGGGTCGAACGCCTGCAGAAAAACGGTGCCCTTTTCCTGAAGCTGGCGAAGGAAGCCGGGTTGGATACAGGGCCGAGTGCAGGCTATGCGGTGGTTCCAGTGATCGTCGGCGATTCCGCCGGTGCGGCAACCCTGTCCAACCGACTGCTTGCAAAAGGCATCAATGCGCTGCCGATTATTTTTCCTGCCGTTCCGGAAAAATCGGCAAGGATCCGTTTTTTCATTACCAGCGAGCATACGGAAGAACAGATTGCCAATGCGGTCGCTGTCACCGCGGCAGAGCTGGACGACATGCGCACCGAAGGCAACGCGGTCGATCGTCTGATCAAGGCAGCCAGGTAG
- a CDS encoding capsule biosynthesis protein produces MKSDSPMVVLFLQGPPGVFARTIADSLEAAGAQTCRVNLCAGDWLNWHDSRCTSYRGRLEDWPDWLRRFCRECQVTHIVFYADRVPYHVAAAEIASELGLACLTYENGYLRPDWITLEHFGMSAHSRFPDDPDLILKLGQALPDIDRQPRYGYPFINEAVNEVSWNMANVIFALAFPGFVRDKLYHPLIDYLSNIPRFALAKGRKRKANHVIDDIISTDLPYYVFPLQLQSDYQLRFNSQYDHIADAAEEVIASFARHAPSAARLVFKVHPLDNGMEPWSRILRTLAKKHDVKKRVLLVDGGNLNQLLSHAAGSLTINSTTGLHALRAGCPTKVLGIALYDIPGLTCQKTLDEFWRLATAPDPDLLDALERLLAASIQVKGCFYTKEGREAAADRMAERIVNNTVNLPGALCDQPPRLEKAVSRGITTTFADQLKARGKTERWTHVWRG; encoded by the coding sequence ATGAAGTCAGACAGTCCCATGGTGGTGCTTTTTCTACAGGGACCGCCTGGCGTGTTTGCGCGCACGATTGCCGACAGTCTGGAAGCGGCAGGCGCTCAGACGTGTCGGGTCAACCTGTGTGCAGGGGACTGGCTCAACTGGCACGACAGCCGGTGTACATCCTATCGTGGACGGCTTGAGGACTGGCCTGACTGGCTGAGACGCTTTTGCAGGGAGTGCCAGGTCACGCACATCGTCTTTTACGCGGATCGGGTGCCTTACCACGTTGCCGCGGCGGAGATTGCCTCCGAGTTGGGACTTGCCTGTCTCACCTACGAGAATGGATACCTTCGGCCGGACTGGATCACGCTGGAACATTTCGGAATGTCTGCCCATTCCCGCTTTCCGGATGATCCGGACCTGATCCTGAAACTGGGGCAGGCGCTTCCCGATATCGACCGCCAGCCGCGTTATGGCTATCCGTTCATCAATGAAGCGGTGAATGAAGTCAGCTGGAACATGGCCAATGTGATTTTTGCACTGGCGTTCCCTGGATTTGTAAGGGACAAGCTCTATCACCCATTGATCGACTACTTGAGCAATATTCCGCGATTTGCGTTGGCCAAGGGCCGCAAGCGGAAGGCCAATCATGTCATCGACGACATCATTTCGACCGATCTGCCCTATTACGTCTTTCCGTTGCAGCTGCAAAGCGACTATCAGCTTCGCTTCAACTCGCAATACGACCATATCGCGGACGCCGCAGAGGAGGTGATTGCTTCGTTCGCGCGCCACGCGCCTTCTGCTGCGCGTCTTGTTTTCAAGGTCCATCCACTCGACAACGGCATGGAACCCTGGTCCAGGATCTTGCGGACGCTTGCGAAGAAACACGACGTCAAGAAACGCGTGTTGCTGGTGGATGGCGGCAATTTGAACCAGTTGCTCAGCCATGCTGCCGGGTCTTTGACCATCAACAGCACGACCGGTCTCCACGCCTTGCGCGCAGGGTGTCCAACCAAGGTGCTGGGAATCGCGCTTTACGACATTCCAGGACTGACGTGCCAGAAGACACTGGATGAATTCTGGCGCCTTGCAACAGCCCCCGATCCGGATCTGCTGGATGCTCTGGAACGGCTTCTGGCTGCGTCCATCCAGGTCAAGGGCTGCTTTTACACCAAGGAAGGGCGGGAGGCGGCTGCCGACCGGATGGCTGAGCGCATCGTGAACAACACGGTCAACCTGCCAGGAGCCCTGTGTGATCAACCTCCGCGTCTTGAGAAGGCCGTGTCGCGCGGAATTACCACGACTTTTGCCGACCAGCTGAAGGCAAGGGGCAAGACGGAGCGGTGGACGCATGTCTGGCGCGGTTGA
- a CDS encoding polysaccharide biosynthesis/export family protein, which yields MRILFVLMAAAALFGCAALPGDGPAAINITTQDVETSAQAGDYTVVTVDPDNIKTIRSYRPLAFANQFRGVGGGGSSTLLGVGDTLTVSIWEASPDGLFSSGDGGSSQIPSVVDENGYIFVPYAGRVRAAGLSIEGLRQSVQQKLVGKAVEPQVLISLRDKLSSTAVVVGDVAKPGVYPLPLRATRLLDLVAQAGGAREATYETVVTLKRGKRAGTTRLEDLIDYPENNVLISPSDNILLSHRPRTFSAFGAVKTNQLVPFKTKSVTMAEALATVGGLRDERADANGVFLFRFEDADLVRSLKPELASKIVGTQPVPLVYKISLRDPRGFFLSQHFEMRDKDILYVSNHPTAELGKFLQIIAPLISNYSTVQRITD from the coding sequence ATGCGGATTTTGTTTGTATTGATGGCTGCGGCAGCTTTGTTCGGATGCGCTGCTCTTCCCGGTGATGGGCCAGCTGCCATCAACATTACCACGCAGGACGTGGAAACGAGTGCGCAGGCGGGTGACTACACGGTCGTCACCGTTGATCCGGACAATATCAAGACCATTCGCTCCTATCGCCCGCTGGCCTTTGCCAACCAGTTTCGTGGTGTTGGAGGCGGCGGCTCGTCAACCTTGCTGGGCGTTGGCGACACTCTGACTGTCTCCATCTGGGAAGCTTCGCCGGACGGACTGTTTTCAAGCGGCGATGGCGGATCAAGCCAGATACCGTCCGTGGTCGATGAAAATGGCTATATTTTCGTGCCCTATGCAGGCCGGGTCCGGGCAGCGGGCCTCAGCATTGAAGGCCTGCGTCAGTCGGTGCAGCAAAAGCTTGTCGGTAAGGCCGTCGAGCCTCAGGTGCTGATCTCGCTTCGGGACAAGTTGAGCTCGACCGCGGTTGTCGTGGGTGATGTTGCAAAGCCTGGTGTCTATCCGCTGCCGCTGCGTGCAACCCGGCTTCTTGATCTGGTCGCCCAGGCAGGTGGGGCCCGGGAGGCGACCTATGAAACGGTTGTCACGCTCAAGCGCGGCAAGCGTGCCGGAACGACCCGTCTAGAAGACCTTATTGACTACCCTGAAAACAATGTCCTGATTTCGCCCAGCGACAATATCCTGTTGTCGCATCGGCCGCGAACATTCTCCGCTTTCGGCGCCGTCAAAACAAATCAGTTGGTCCCGTTCAAGACAAAGAGCGTCACAATGGCGGAAGCCCTTGCGACGGTTGGTGGCTTGCGTGACGAACGCGCTGATGCCAATGGCGTTTTCCTGTTCCGGTTCGAGGACGCTGACCTTGTGCGCAGTCTCAAGCCGGAGCTCGCCAGCAAGATTGTTGGCACGCAGCCTGTCCCGCTGGTTTACAAGATCAGCTTGAGGGATCCGCGCGGGTTCTTCCTTTCCCAGCATTTCGAAATGCGGGACAAGGACATTCTGTATGTCTCGAACCATCCCACCGCGGAACTCGGCAAGTTCCTGCAGATTATTGCGCCGCTCATCAGCAATTACTCGACTGTTCAAAGAATTACCGATTAA
- a CDS encoding capsule biosynthesis protein: MSGAVETGRPVDEAVRSERNILFLQGPLSPLYKQTGGILKSRGLGVYRINFCAGDWLHWHGDGCTSYKGSVGDWQAFIDRFLDTYGITDLVLHGDQRIYHRLAIECARRRGLYVAVTELGALRPGWMTLERNGLSTVSHFPDDPARVCEIAERVGPIDLSPRFPSSFWLQTAPDVGYNLANVVLMPFFPRYERHTIYPPVEEYLRGAVRLLRQRRRDAHANAVMAQLQEKGTRYFVLPIQLEGDFQLRRHSPFSSFKDVLALVFGSLASSAGKGTELVLKSHPLDVGIENWEGVARALATEHGVSDRVHYLDGGGLAKPFEKAAGVVTLNSTAGLEALQAGVPVKTLVPAHFDIAGLTHQGSLDTFWSQPEVPDEKLLDAYVRALAGTTQVRGSIHNRDGVGVAARNIAERIATRTLNAHGAFVEPPPRLERARKLGVPL; the protein is encoded by the coding sequence ATGTCTGGCGCGGTTGAGACCGGGCGTCCTGTTGATGAGGCGGTCCGCAGCGAGCGAAATATCCTGTTCCTGCAAGGACCGCTTTCTCCCCTTTACAAACAAACGGGCGGGATCCTGAAGTCCCGGGGTCTGGGCGTGTACCGGATCAACTTCTGTGCCGGTGACTGGCTGCATTGGCATGGGGACGGTTGCACCAGCTACAAAGGGTCTGTTGGCGACTGGCAGGCGTTCATCGACCGTTTTCTGGACACTTACGGCATAACCGACCTGGTTCTGCACGGGGACCAGCGGATCTACCACCGCCTTGCGATCGAGTGCGCGCGCAGGCGGGGGCTCTATGTGGCGGTGACCGAACTGGGAGCCCTGCGGCCCGGCTGGATGACCCTGGAAAGAAACGGCCTTTCCACCGTGAGCCATTTTCCGGACGATCCGGCGCGCGTTTGCGAGATCGCGGAGCGTGTCGGACCGATCGATCTGTCACCCCGGTTCCCGTCATCCTTCTGGCTTCAGACAGCTCCTGACGTAGGCTACAACCTGGCAAATGTGGTCTTGATGCCGTTTTTCCCTCGATATGAACGTCACACGATCTATCCGCCGGTTGAGGAGTATTTGCGCGGCGCCGTGCGCTTGCTGCGGCAGCGCAGGCGCGACGCACACGCCAACGCGGTGATGGCGCAATTGCAGGAAAAGGGCACCCGCTACTTTGTCTTGCCCATCCAGTTGGAGGGCGACTTTCAACTGCGGCGTCATTCGCCCTTCAGCAGCTTCAAAGACGTTCTGGCGCTGGTCTTTGGATCGCTTGCTTCGTCCGCTGGCAAGGGCACGGAGCTTGTCTTGAAAAGTCACCCGCTCGACGTCGGAATTGAAAACTGGGAAGGCGTCGCCAGGGCCCTAGCAACCGAACACGGCGTGAGCGACAGGGTCCATTATCTGGATGGTGGCGGGCTTGCCAAACCGTTCGAAAAAGCGGCCGGAGTTGTCACGCTGAACTCGACAGCCGGACTGGAAGCCTTGCAGGCTGGGGTCCCCGTCAAGACACTGGTGCCGGCGCATTTCGACATAGCCGGTCTGACGCACCAGGGCAGTCTTGACACCTTCTGGTCGCAGCCTGAGGTGCCCGACGAGAAACTGTTGGATGCCTATGTCCGGGCACTCGCAGGCACCACCCAGGTCAGAGGTTCGATTCATAACCGGGACGGGGTCGGCGTTGCGGCCAGAAACATCGCCGAGCGTATCGCAACAAGAACGCTCAACGCGCATGGCGCGTTTGTCGAGCCTCCGCCCAGACTGGAGCGGGCACGCAAGCTCGGTGTGCCGCTATGA